The Juglans microcarpa x Juglans regia isolate MS1-56 chromosome 2S, Jm3101_v1.0, whole genome shotgun sequence genome has a window encoding:
- the LOC121253389 gene encoding protein FAR1-RELATED SEQUENCE 5-like, whose amino-acid sequence MSTTQGSESINVFFDSYVHSKTNLKEFVDQFDSALRKKIDNENHAEFQSFSQVISCVSRSPIEKKFQELYTNTKFRKVQQQVIGVQDLDPSLLTSNGVMKSYLVEDEFCIEEFTKLVTYSVDFNEKDCNAKCSCGLFQMRGILCRHILAVFKSNDIKLLPDRYILD is encoded by the coding sequence atgagtacaacccaGGGCAGTGAGAGTATAAACGTTTTTTTTGACAGTTATGTTCATTCGAAGACAAACTTGAAGGAGTTTGTCGACCAGTTTGACAGTGCGCTGAGGAAGAAAATTGACAATGAAAATCATGCGGAATTCCAATCATTTAGCCAGGTCATTTCCTGCGTATCTAGATCTCCAATTGAAAAGAAATTCCAAGAGTTATACACTAACACTAAATTTAGGAAAGTTCAGCAGCAAGTAATTGGTGTGCAAGATTTGGATCCATCTCTACTTACATCGAATGGTGTAATGAAGAGTTATTTGGTAGAAGATGAATTTTGTATTGAGGAGTTCACAAAACTGGTGACATATTCAGTGGACTTTAATGAGAAAGACTGCAATGCTAAGTGTTCATGTGGGTTATTTCAGATGAGAGGGATACTGTGTAGGCATATTTTGGCCGTATTCAAGTCTAACGATATAAAATTATTGCCAGACCGGTACATTCTAGACTAA
- the LOC121253121 gene encoding callose synthase 12-like, producing MSLRRRPSQAHSEFEPYNIIPIHNLLADHPSLRFPEVRAVTTALRAVGDLRKPPYSRWEPQMDLLDWLAIFFGFQTDNVRNQREHLVLHLANAQMRLSPPPDNIDALDAAVLRKFRRKLLRNYTTWCSYLGKKSNIWISDRTQAASEHRRELLYVSLYLLVWGESANLRFVPECICFIFHNMAMELNKILEGYIDENTGQPVMPSISGENAFLNYVVKPIYETIRAEVESSKNGTAPHSVWRNYDDINEYFWSKRCFQKLQWPIKLDSTFFVTTGRVGRHVGKTGFVEQRSFWNLFRSFDRLWVMLVLFLQAAIIVAWEGKDYPWQAWKSRYVQVRVLTVFFTWSGLRFLKSLLDAGMQYNLVSRETLGLGVRMVMKSVVAAIWIVVFGVFYGRIWSQKNADRRWSPEANRRVVTFLEVALVFVLPELLAVALFIIPWIRNFLEETNWRIFYMLSWWFQSRTFVGRGLREGLVDNIKYTLFWVLVLATKFCFSYFLQIKPMIAPSKVMLKQTDVHYQWYQLFKNSNRLAVGLLWLPVILIYLMDIQIWYSIYSSFVGAAVGLFQHIGEIRNIEQLRLRFQFFASAIQFNLMPEEQLLNSRGMRNKFKDAIHRLKLRYGLGRHKKLESNQVEANKFALIWNEIISIFREEDIISDHEHELLELPQNSWNVRVIRWPCFLLCNELLLALSQAKELVDAPDKWIWYKISKNEYRRCAVIEAYDCIRHLLLEIIKRNTEEHSIMIILFQEIDHSIQIERFTKTFNMTVLPQLHAQLIKLVQLLNKPKKDPSQVVNTLQALYEIAKRDFFKEKRSIEQLREDGLAPRSPASTQGLLFENAVNLPDPSNETFYRQVRRLHTILTSRDSMHNIPVNLEARRRIAFFSNSLFMNMPHAPQVEKMMAFSVLTPYYSEEVLFGKEQLRTENEDGVSIMYYLQTIYADEWTNFIERMRREGMVKEEELWTTRLRDLRLWASYRGQTLARTVRGMMYYYRALKMLAFLDSASEMDIREGSRELGSMRRDELDGYSSERSLSSRNLGRTSSSVNLLFKGHEYGTALMKFTYVVACQIYGTQKAKKDPHADEILSIMKDNEALRVAYVDEVSTGRDGKEYYSVLVKYDHQLQKEVEIYRIKLPGPLKLGEGKPENQNHAIIFTRGDAVQTIDMNQDNYFEEALKMRNLLEEFRRNYGIRKPTILGVREHIFTGSVSSLAWFMSAQETSFVTLGQRVLANPLKVRMHYGHPDVFDRFWFLTRGGISKASRVINISEDIFAGFNCTLRGGNVTHHEYIQVGKGRDVGLNQVSMFEAKVASGNGEQVLSRDVYRLGHRLDFFRMLSFFYTTVGFFFNTMMVVLTVYAFLWGRLYLALSGFEDSVLADDTKSNAALVTVLNQQFIIQLGLFTALPMIVENSLEHGFLNAIWDFLTMQLQLSSVFYTFSMGTRAHYFGRTILHGGAKYRATGRGFVVQHKSFAENYRLYARSHFVKAIELGLILIVYASHSPVAGNSFVYIAMTITSWFLVVSWIMTPFVFNPSGFDWLKTVYDFDDFMNWIWYYGSVFAKSEQSWERWWYEEQDHLRTTGFWGKILEIILDLRFFFFQYGIVYQLNIAAGSTSIAVYLLSWIYVFVAFGTYVVIVYARDKYAAKEHIYYRLVQFLVIILAILVIIALLEFTDFTFIDIFTSLLAFVPTGWGMILIAQVFRPLLQHTILWDSVVSVARLYDIIFGVIIMVPVALLSWLPGFQSMQTRILFNEAFSRGLRIFQIVTGKKSKADS from the coding sequence ATGAGTCTCCGGCGACGCCCATCTCAGGCCCATTCTGAATTCGAGCCCTACAATATCATCCCCATCCACAACCTCCTCGCCGACCACCCCTCCCTCCGGTTCCCGGAGGTTCGCGCCGTCACCACCGCGCTCCGAGCCGTTGGGGATCTCCGCAAGCCCCCTTACTCCCGATGGGAACCGCAAATGGACCTCCTCGACTGGCTCGCCATCTTCTTCGGCTTCCAGACCGACAACGTTCGGAACCAGCGCGAGCACCTGGTCCTCCATCTCGCCAACGCCCAGATGCGCCTTTCCCCTCCCCCCGACAACATCGACGCCCTCGACGCCGCCGTTTTGCGTAAGTTCCGCCGGAAACTCCTCCGCAACTATACCACCTGGTGCTCCTACCTCGGCAAGAAATCCAACATCTGGATCTCCGATCGCACTCAGGCCGCCTCCGAACACCGCCGCGAGCTCCTCTACGTCTCTCTCTACCTCCTCGTGTGGGGTGAGTCCGCCAATCTCCGCTTCGTCCCCGAATGCATTTGCTTTATTTTCCATAACATGGCCATGGAACTGAACAAGATTCTGGAGGGTTACATAGACGAGAACACGGGTCAACCGGTGATGCCCTCGATTTCGGGCGAGAACGCGTTCTTGAACTACGTTGTGAAACCGATTTACGAGACGATTAGGGCCGAGGTTGAGAGTAGTAAGAACGGAACTGCGCCGCACAGTGTGTGGCGCAACTACGATGATATCAACGAGTATTTTTGGAGTAAACGGTGTTTTCAGAAGCTCCAGTGGCCGATCAAGTTAGACAGTACTTTCTTCGTGACTACTGGTAGAGTGGGGAGACATGTGGGGAAGACCGGCTTCGTGGAGCAGAGGTCGTTTTGGAACTTGTTTAGGAGTTTCGATAGGTTATGGGTGATGCTGGTGTTGTTTTTGCAGGCGGCTATTATTGTTGCATGGGAGGGGAAGGATTATCCATGGCAGGCATGGAAGAGCAGGTATGTGCAGGTGCGTGTTTTGACTGTGTTTTTCACGTGGAGTGGGTTGAGGTTCTTGAAGTCCTTGTTGGACGCCGGGATGCAGTATAATTTGGTCTCAAGGGAGACATTGGGGCTTGGGGTGAGGATGGTGATGAAGAGCGTGGTTGCTGCCATATGGATTGTGGTTTTCGGGGTGTTTTATGGCAGGATATGGTCGCAGAAGAACGCTGATAGGAGGTGGTCCCCTGAGGCAAATAGAAGGGTGGTGACTTTTCTTGAGGTGGCGCTGGTTTTTGTGTTGCCGGAGCTTCTGGCAGTGGCACTGTTTATAATTCCGTGGATCAGGAATTTTCTTGAGGAGACAAACTGGAGGATCTTTTATATGTTGTCATGGTGGTTTCAGAGCAGGACTTTTGTGGGTCGTGGGCTGAGGGAGGGTCTCGTGGATAACATTAAGTACACGTTGTTCTGGGTTTTAGTGCTTGCTACGAAATTTTGTTTTAGTTACTTTTTGCAGATCAAACCGATGATTGCCCCATCAAAAGTAATGTTGAAACAAACAGATGTGCATTATCAATGGTATCAGCTGTTCAAAAATAGCAACAGATTAGCAGTTGGGCTATTGTGGCTTCCTGTTATTTTGATTTACCTCATGGATATTCAGATTTGGTACTCAATCTACTCGTCTTTTGTTGGGGCAGCAGTGGGGTTGTTTCAGCACATAGGCGAGATTCGAAATATTGAACAATTGAGGCTGAGGTTCCAGTTCTTTGCAAGTGCCATTCAATTCAATCTCATGCCAGAGGAGCAGCTGTTAAATTCAAGGGGGATGAGGAATAAGTTTAAGGATGCCATCCATCGGTTGAAACTGAGATATGGGCTTGGTCGACATAAGAAACTTGAATCCAACCAGGTTGAGGCAAATAAGTTTGCTTTGATATGGAATGAAATCATTTCGATATTCAGGGAAGAAGATATCATCTCTGACCATGAGCATGAGCTGTTGGAGCTGCCCCAGAATTCTTGGAATGTCAGGGTCATCCGCTGGCCTTGTTTCCTTCTCTGTAATGAACTGCTGCTTGCACTCAGTCAGGCGAAAGAGTTAGTAGATGCTCCTGATAAGTGGATCTGGTATAAGATAAGCAAGAATGAGTACAGGCGTTGTGCTGTGATTGAAGCTTATGACTGTATCAGGCACTTGTTGCTTGAGATTATCAAAAGAAACACTGAAGAGCATTCCATTATGATCATACTCTTTCAAGAGATCGATCACTCTATTCAGATTGAGAGGTTTACTAAGACATTTAATATGACCGTACTACCCCAGCTCCATGCCCAGTTGATCAAACTTGTTCAGCTATTGAACAAGCCTAAGAAAGATCCTAGCCAGGTGGTGAATACACTGCAGGCCCTATATGAGATTGCTAAACGGGATTTTTTCAAGGAGAAGAGGAGCATTGAACAGCTGAGGGAGGATGGTTTGGCTCCCCGTAGTCCAGCTTCCACTCAGGGGCTGCTTTTTGAGAATGCTGTCAACTTGCCTGATCCCAGTAACGAGACTTTCTATCGGCAGGTTCGGCGATTGCACACAATTCTTACCTCTCGGGACTCGATGCACAATATCCCAGTAAATCTTGAGGCAAGACGCCGAATTGCCTTCTTCAGTAACTCCCTTTTCATGAACATGCCCCATGCACCCCAAGTTGAGAAAATGATGGCCTTCAGTGTTCTGACCCCTTACTACAGTGAAGAAGTACTCTTCGGTAAAGAACAACTTAGAACGGAGAACGAAGATGGGGTTTCTATCATGTACTATTTGCAGACAATCTATGCTGATGAGTGGACAAATTTTATAGAGAGGATGCGCCGAGAAGGAATGGTGAAAGAGGAAGAATTATGGACAACGAGGCTAAGAGATCTTAGGCTTTGGGCATCATACAGGGGTCAGACACTTGCCCGCACTGTAAGGGGAATGATGTATTACTATCGGGCCCTTAAGATGCTGGCATTTTTAGATTCTGCATCAGAGATGGACATCCGGGAAGGATCACGAGAACTTGGTTCAATGAGGCGAGATGAGTTGGATGGTTACAGCTCGGAAAGGTCACTTTCCTCCAGGAATTTGGGTAGAACAAGCAGTTCAGTCAATTTGTTATTTAAAGGACACGAGTATGGGACTGCTTTGATGAAGTTCACTTACGTGGTTGCCTGCCAGATATATGGGACTCAAAAGGCAAAAAAAGATCCTCATGCTGATGAAATCTTGTCTATTATGAAAGACAACGAGGCCCTTCGAGTTGCCTATGTCGATGAGGTTTCCACTGGGAGGGACGGGAAGGAGTACTACTCTGTCCTTGTGAAGTACGATCACCAATTGCAGAAGGAAGTGGAAATCTACCGGATAAAGTTGCCTGGTCCCTTAAAGCTTGGAGAGGGAAAGCCGGAGAATCAAAATCATGCCATCATCTTCACCCGTGGTGATGCTGTTCAGACTATTGATATGAATCAAGACAACTATTTTGAGGAGGCACTCAAAATGCGTAATCTATTGGAAGAATTCAGGCGCAATTATGGCATCCGGAAGCCTACCATATTGGGAGTTAGGGAGCACATTTTTACTGGTTCTGTTTCATCACTTGCTTGGTTTATGTCAGCTCAGGAAACGAGTTTTGTCACTTTGGGACAGCGTGTTTTGGCAAACCCTTTGAAAGTTAGAATGCATTATGGCCATCCAGATGTTTTTGACAGGTTTTGGTTCTTGACTCGTGGTGGCATCAGTAAAGCTTCCAGAGTGATTAACATCAGTGAGGACATTTTTGCTGGGTTTAATTGCACGTTGCGTGGAGGCAATGTTACCCACCATGAATATATCCAGGTTGGCAAGGGAAGGGATGTTGGGTTGAATCAAGTATCCATGTTTGAGGCCAAGGTTGCTAGCGGAAATGGCGAGCAAGTTCTCAGCAGAGATGTCTACAGGTTGGGTCATAGGTTGGACTTCTTCAGGATGCTGTCATTCTTTTACACTACTGTGGGATTCTTTTTTAACACAATGATGGTGGTTCTTACTGTATATGCATTTCTATGGGGACGACTCTATCTGGCTCTTAGTGGTTTTGAGGATTCTGTTTTGGCAGATGACACAAAGAGCAATGCAGCACTTGTTACAGTCTTGAACCAGCAGTTCATCATCCAACTTGGTCTGTTCACTGCCCTTCCAATGATAGTGGAGAACTCTCTTGAGCATGGGTTCCTGAACGCTATTTGGGATTTCTTGACAATGCAGCTACAGCTGTCATCTGTTTTTTACACATTCTCTATGGGAACACGTGCCCACTACTTTGGCCGGACTATTCTTCATGGTGGTGCAAAATATCGGGCCACTGGGCGTGGTTTTGTTGTGCAGCATAAAAGTTTTGCTGAGAATTATAGACTCTATGCTCGTAGCCATTTTGTGAAGGCCATTGAACTTGGACTGATACTGATAGTTTATGCATCACACAGTCCTGTAGCTGGAAATTCATTTGTTTACATAGCCATGACCATCACAAGTTGGTTCCTGGTTGTCTCATGGATTATGACCCCATTTGTGTTTAATCCTTCTGGATTTGATTGGTTGAAGACTGTTtatgattttgatgactttatGAACTGGATTTGGTACTATGGCAGCGTGTTTGCAAAATCTGAACAGAGCTGGGAAAGATGGTGGTATGAGGAGCAGGATCATCTTAGGACGACTGGCTTTTGGGGAAAGATACTGGAAATTATCTTAGACcttcgatttttctttttccagtacGGGATAGTATACCAGTTAAATATTGCTGCCGGGAGTACCAGTATTGCTGTTTACTTGTTGTCTTGGATCTATGTGTTTGTGGCTTTTGGGACTTACGTGGTAATAGTATATGCTCGGGATAAATATGCAGCAAAAGAACATATTTACTATCGTCTAGTCCAGTTCCTTGTGATTATACTTGCGATACTTGTGATAATTGCCCTGCTGGAATTTACTGATTTCACATTTATTGATATTTTCACTAGTTTGTTGGCATTCGTCCCCACGGGGTGGGGCATGATATTGATTGCCCAAGTATTCCGGCCCCTTTTGCAGCACACTATACTTTGGGACTCTGTTGTTTCTGTGGCTCGactatatgatataatttttggaGTCATTATCATGGTTCCTGTGGCATTACTGTCATGGTTGCCTGGTTTTCAGTCAATGCAGACGAGAATTCTTTTCAATGAAGCATTTAGTAGGGGCCTCCGCATTTTCCAGATTGTAACAGGAAAAAAATCTAAAGCTGATTCATGA
- the LOC121253388 gene encoding protein FAR-RED IMPAIRED RESPONSE 1-like: protein MTQRSERSEDQSIRYVTIGCARERKARNKSSNVANPHPTGKTDCKARINALRVEGKMRITTVHNTHNHGLNLMKSRFFLCNREVSETVKRVLDTNDLASIRLNKSYGSLVVGAGGFENLPFLEKDCRNYIDKARHLRLGADGAGALRDYFMRMQYKNNGFFALMDLDDDGRLKNVFWADPHSRAAYQYFGDVVTFDITYLTNRYGMPFVLFVGVNHNGQSILLGAVLISSEDTETFTWLFQTWLQCMDGIALKAIIIDQDRAMKNAIATVFPETRHRLCM from the coding sequence ATGACACAAAGGAGTGAGAGGTCAGAAGATCAAAGTATCAGATATGTCACCATTGGTTGTGCACGGGAAAGGAAGGCCCGGAATAAGAGTTCCAATGTCGCCAACCCACATCCGACAGGAAAAACGGACTGTAAGGCAAGAATTAATGCCTTAAGGGTTGAGGGAAAAATGCGGATAACAACTGTCCATAATACACATAATCACGGCCTCAACCTAATGAAATCCCGCTTTTTTCTatgtaatagagaagtgagtgagACCGTTAAAAGAGTCTTAGACACAAATGACTTAGCTAGCATTCGATTAAATAAGAGTTACGGTTCTCTTGTCGTTGGCGCGGGTGGCTTCGAGAACCTTCCATTTTTGGAAAAGGATTGTCGCAATTACATCGACAAAGCACGACATCTCCGACTTGGAGCAGATGGTGCTGGAGCACTTCGGGATTATTTTATGAGAATGCAGTACAAGAATAACGGATTTTTtgcattgatggatttagatgatGACGGTAGATTAAAGAATGTTTTTTGGGCAGATCCACATAGTCGGGCAGCCTACcaatattttggtgatgtagTAACATTCGACATCACATACTTGACGAATAGGTATGGGATGCCATTTGTACtatttgttggtgtaaatcaCAACGGGCAGTCGATTCTTTTGGGAGCTGTGTTGATTTCCAGTGAGGACACAGAGACATTTACATGGCTATTCCAAACGTGGTTGCAGTGTATGGACGGTATAGCTCTAAAGGCTATTATTATTGATCAAGACAGagcaatgaaaaatgcaattgctaCCGTCTTTCCAGAAACTCGACATAGATTATGCATGTAA
- the LOC121252089 gene encoding arginine-glutamic acid dipeptide repeats protein-like: protein MASGSSVRANPGSKGFDFGSDDILCSYEDYANQDSSNGSHGEPVMASNTGKDFHKSRMARSAMFPAGYNQPEDSSSQDVIATVEKSMKKYADNHMRFLEGLSSRLSELELYCYNLDKSIGEMRSDLVRDHGEADLKLKSLEKHLQEVHRSVQILRDKQELAETQKELAKLQLAQKESSSSHSQSNEEKASSAAADSKKTDNASDAHNQQLALALPHQVVPQQQTVAPPPQAPTQNLTQQQSYYLPPTPLPNPPAQAQHPQSQYPPSDSQYGTPQLQDISRAAPQPAQSQVNQTPPVQAFPQYQQQWPQQSPQPPQQPLMQPQIRPSSAATYPSYPPSQPTNLSPPESLPNSMAMQVQFPGIPQPVSSRADAIPYGYSGAGRTVPQQPPQQIKGVFGGQPGDGYSAPGTQPTLPQGSAYMMYDSEGRAHHPPQPPHFRQGGYPPTSVPLQNPPPPPTSPNHMVRNPSYSQFFRNHPYSDLIEKLVSMGCRGDHVASVIQRMEESGQPVDFNTVLDRLNMHSSGGSQRGW, encoded by the exons ATGGCGTCCGGATCTTCGGTTCGGGCAAACCCGGGCTCCAAGGGGTTCGATTTCGGGTCCGATGACATCCTCTGCTCCTACGAAGACTACGCGAACCAGGACTCCTCCAATGGCAGCCACGGCGAACCGGTCATGGCCTCCAATACAGGCAAG GATTTTCACAAAAGCAGAATGGCAAGATCAGCAATGTTTCCTGCAGGCTATAACCAACCAGAAGATTCTTCCAGCCAAGATGTGATTGCAACCGTTGAAAAAAGTATGAAGAAGTATGCTGACAACCATATGCGTTTTCTTGAGGGACTCAGTTCACGGCTGTCTGAGTTGGAATTATATTGCTATAATCTTGATAAATCAATTGGTGAAATGCGGTCGGATTTAGTTCGTGATCATGGAGAGGCTGATTTGAAGCTTAAATCTCTTGAGAAACATCTTCAAGAA GTCCACCGGTCTGTACAGATTCTAAGGGACAAACAGGAACTTGCTGAGACCCAGAAAGAATTGGCCAAGCTTCAGCTTGCGCAAAAAGAGTCTTCTTCAAGCCACTCTCAGTCCAATGAGGAGAAAGCTTCATCAGCTGCAGCTGATTCGAAAAAGACAGACAATGCATCCGATGCGCACAACCAACAATTAGCTCTTGCCCTTCCACACCAGGTAGTACCCCAGCAACAGACTGTGGCACCCCCTCCCCAAGCACCCACTCAGAATCTAACCCAACAACAGTCCTACTATCTCCCTCCAACTCCACTACCAAATCCACCGGCCCAAGCACAACACCCTCAGAGCCAATATCCACCTTCTGATTCCCAGTACGGAACTCCTCAACTGCAGGACATCTCTAGGGCGGCACCTCAGCCAGCTCAATCTCAAGTAAATCAAACGCCACCAGTCCAAGCATTCCCTCAGTATCAGCAGCAGTGGCCCCAGCAATCACCACAGCCCCCACAACAACCCTTGATGCAGCCCCAGATCAGGCCATCATCAGCAGCAACATACCCTTCCTACCCACCAAGTCAACCAACAAACCTATCTCCTCCAGAATCACTCCCAAACAGCATGGCAATGCAAGTGCAATTTCCAGGAATCCCTCAACCCGTATCAAGCCGTGCAGATGCCATTCCATATGGATATAGTGGGGCAGGTAGAACAGTCCCACAGCAGCCGCCTCAGCAAATCAAAGGCGTTTTTGGAGGACAACCAGGTGATGGATATTCAGCGCCTGGAACCCAGCCCACACTTCCTCAGGGAAGTGCATATATGATGTATGACAGTGAAGGTAGAGCACATCATCCACCTCAACCTCCTCATTTCCGTCAAGGTGGATATCCTCCAACAAGTGTGCCTCTTCAGaatccaccaccaccaccaacaagCCCCAATCATATGGTCCGGAATCCAAGCTATTCACAGTTCTTTCGCAACCATCCTTATAGTGACCTGATTGAGAAGCTGGTTAGCATGGGATGCAGGGGTGACCATGTTGCCAGCGTGATTCAGAGGATGGAGGAGAGTGGGCAGCCTGTTGATTTCAATACTGTCCTCGACAGGTTGAATATGCATTCTTCTGGGGGTTCTCAAAGAGGATGGTGA